From a region of the Methanoculleus receptaculi genome:
- a CDS encoding flagellin has protein sequence MSSEAITTAMFLIAAVISAGVLINAVFPVIYSLSGTISSSSHAVDERLSTDIRIVATYASGSNNTAKIWIKNVGTGRVASTEIDKADVFLGAEGDFTRLTYSTSLPEGTWKYEILEDTNGQWDPGETLYIEGMTSKIPGVGDVVYFQFVLPTGVYRSTTFTAGG, from the coding sequence ATGTCAAGCGAAGCAATCACCACAGCGATGTTCCTTATCGCCGCCGTCATATCGGCTGGCGTACTGATTAACGCAGTTTTTCCAGTGATCTACTCCCTCTCGGGCACCATATCCTCCTCCTCCCATGCCGTTGACGAACGGTTGAGCACCGATATACGGATAGTCGCGACCTACGCCAGTGGGAGTAACAACACCGCCAAGATCTGGATAAAGAACGTCGGCACCGGCAGGGTCGCCAGCACTGAGATCGATAAGGCCGACGTCTTCCTGGGGGCGGAGGGCGACTTCACCCGGCTGACGTATTCCACATCGCTCCCCGAAGGGACATGGAAATACGAGATCCTGGAGGACACCAACGGCCAGTGGGACCCCGGCGAGACACTCTATATCGAAGGAATGACCTCAAAGATCCCGGGCGTGGGCGATGTGGTCTACTTCCAGTTCGTACTCCCAACAGGCGTCTACCGTTCGACCACGTTTACCGCGGGTGGTTGA
- a CDS encoding FlaD/FlaE family flagellar protein — MAGVDQAQIDKILAGVSSDDPEARLDALEKELDFVKTSIKRLLIDLRERLNELDNPFTSSASVRAKARSETPADTPAKMDDEKVPDTDAAVEVSPPAPNPAESPPMARAAAPLPGLPAAGAGTVYTPPPAEDSRPKPPSKLKLQKVHRLFEWVNQGCSRYGRERMSIMIDAYQSMGYISEDVAGQIREIMRMVADTSKVTEEIGPNEFVSELYVLNRILDPEDSTLDREMIEVLMHSRRGAKEQKGEPQAERDAGDTWAELLDRI; from the coding sequence ATGGCTGGGGTAGACCAGGCTCAGATCGATAAGATACTTGCGGGTGTATCTTCGGATGACCCTGAGGCCCGCCTCGACGCCCTCGAGAAGGAACTGGACTTCGTCAAGACGTCGATCAAACGGCTGCTCATCGACCTGCGGGAACGGCTGAACGAGCTGGACAACCCGTTCACAAGTTCTGCCTCCGTTCGTGCGAAGGCCCGGTCGGAAACCCCTGCTGACACCCCGGCCAAAATGGATGATGAGAAGGTTCCAGACACGGATGCCGCGGTGGAGGTTTCACCCCCGGCCCCAAACCCCGCAGAGTCCCCTCCCATGGCCAGGGCGGCCGCCCCCCTCCCCGGTCTTCCTGCGGCAGGGGCCGGAACGGTCTACACCCCGCCCCCCGCCGAGGACTCCAGGCCAAAACCCCCCTCAAAACTCAAACTCCAGAAGGTCCACCGGCTCTTCGAGTGGGTGAACCAGGGATGCAGCAGGTACGGCCGCGAGCGCATGAGTATCATGATCGACGCCTACCAGTCGATGGGCTACATCAGCGAGGATGTAGCCGGGCAGATCCGCGAGATCATGCGGATGGTAGCCGATACCAGTAAAGTGACAGAGGAGATCGGCCCAAACGAGTTTGTCTCCGAACTCTACGTCCTGAACCGGATCCTTGACCCCGAGGACTCCACGCTCGACCGGGAGATGATCGAGGTGCTGATGCACTCGCGGCGCGGCGCAAAAGAGCAGAAGGGGGAGCCTCAGGCAGAGCGGGATGCCGGCGACACCTGGGCCGAACTTCTTGACAGGATCTAA